The following proteins come from a genomic window of Methylorubrum populi:
- the fliR gene encoding flagellar biosynthetic protein FliR, giving the protein MTTPLDLLLPGLAAAFLITFARVGTLIMLMPGLGEQLIAGRVRLALALLVTLVLFPTVRPMLPTGNAALASPALIGLLFGEILIGLMLGLCVRMILAALQTAGVVISQQLGLSYAMTVDPTMGGQQAALGNFLALLGVTLIMATDLHHVALEAIGRSYLLLPPSGVPAMADAAKLALDAFSRGFALAVRISGPFIVFGILFNLGLGVLSRLMPQLQVFFLAVPASVLIGMMLLVGALGLVMGLFLDDLGRYLGAFLGR; this is encoded by the coding sequence ATGACCACGCCGCTCGACCTGCTGCTGCCCGGCCTCGCGGCGGCCTTCCTCATCACCTTCGCCCGGGTCGGCACGCTGATCATGCTGATGCCGGGCCTCGGCGAGCAGCTCATCGCCGGCCGCGTCCGGCTCGCCCTCGCGCTCCTCGTGACGCTGGTGCTGTTCCCCACCGTGCGGCCGATGCTGCCGACGGGCAACGCCGCACTAGCGTCGCCCGCCCTGATCGGGCTCCTGTTCGGCGAGATCCTGATCGGGCTGATGCTGGGCCTGTGCGTGCGCATGATCCTGGCCGCGCTCCAGACGGCCGGCGTGGTGATCTCGCAGCAGCTCGGGCTGTCCTACGCCATGACGGTCGACCCGACGATGGGCGGGCAGCAGGCGGCGCTCGGCAACTTTCTGGCCCTGCTCGGCGTCACCCTCATCATGGCGACCGACCTGCACCACGTCGCCCTGGAAGCGATCGGGCGCAGTTACCTCCTGCTGCCGCCGAGCGGCGTCCCGGCCATGGCCGATGCCGCCAAGCTGGCGCTCGACGCGTTCAGCCGCGGCTTCGCCCTGGCCGTGAGGATTTCCGGACCGTTCATCGTGTTCGGCATCCTGTTCAATCTCGGGCTCGGCGTCCTCTCCCGGCTGATGCCGCAGCTACAGGTGTTCTTCCTCGCCGTTCCCGCGTCCGTGCTGATCGGCATGATGCTGCTCGTCGGCGCGCTGGGTCTCGTCATGGGACTGTTCCTGGACGATCTCGGCCGCTATCTCGGCGCGTTCCTCGGGCGCTGA
- the fliQ gene encoding flagellar biosynthesis protein FliQ → MTGLAILDIARDGIFVFLKVAGPLMIVALVVGLIVSLFQALTQIQEQTLIYVPKIVAVFGVMLLMLPFIGDAMAAYMARIAARIAAGG, encoded by the coding sequence ATGACCGGCCTTGCCATCCTCGACATCGCCCGCGACGGCATCTTCGTCTTCCTGAAGGTCGCCGGTCCGCTGATGATCGTTGCCCTCGTCGTCGGCCTGATCGTCTCGCTGTTCCAGGCGCTGACGCAGATTCAGGAGCAGACGCTGATCTACGTGCCCAAGATCGTCGCTGTGTTCGGGGTGATGCTGCTGATGCTCCCCTTCATCGGCGACGCCATGGCCGCCTACATGGCGCGGATCGCCGCCCGGATCGCCGCAGGCGGATGA
- the fliE gene encoding flagellar hook-basal body complex protein FliE has protein sequence MTTSAFAAGAYGAAQSLARPGAAKPAQGLAQGPTAPGGFTGFLQQSLDSVAQSGAQADRAALSAATGKANVVDVVTAVAESETALQTLVAVRDRVISAYEEIMRMPI, from the coding sequence ATGACGACCTCCGCCTTCGCCGCCGGCGCCTATGGCGCCGCCCAGAGCCTCGCCCGCCCGGGCGCCGCGAAGCCCGCTCAAGGCTTGGCCCAGGGTCCGACCGCGCCGGGGGGCTTCACCGGCTTCCTGCAACAGAGCCTCGACAGCGTGGCCCAGTCCGGCGCTCAGGCCGACCGCGCCGCCCTCTCGGCGGCCACCGGCAAGGCCAATGTCGTGGACGTGGTCACCGCCGTCGCCGAGAGCGAGACCGCCCTCCAGACCCTGGTCGCCGTGCGCGACCGCGTGATCTCCGCCTACGAGGAGATCATGCGCATGCCGATCTGA
- the flgC gene encoding flagellar basal body rod protein FlgC, whose amino-acid sequence MDFLKSLGIAASGLKAQSGRMRIIAENIANADSTAQTAGGDPYRRKIPTFTSRFDRELNASVIEAGRVRRDPTPFRTKHDPGNPAADARGEVRLPNVNGLIENMDMREAQRSYEANLNMVTATRRMISRTLEILKA is encoded by the coding sequence ATGGATTTCCTGAAGAGCCTCGGCATCGCCGCATCCGGCCTCAAGGCGCAATCCGGCCGGATGCGCATCATCGCCGAGAACATCGCCAACGCCGACTCGACGGCCCAGACCGCCGGCGGCGATCCCTACCGGCGCAAGATTCCGACCTTCACGAGCCGATTCGACCGCGAACTGAACGCAAGCGTCATCGAGGCCGGCCGAGTGCGGCGCGATCCCACGCCGTTCCGCACCAAGCATGACCCCGGCAACCCGGCGGCGGATGCCCGCGGCGAGGTGCGCCTGCCCAACGTCAACGGGCTGATCGAGAACATGGACATGCGCGAGGCCCAGCGCTCCTACGAGGCCAACCTCAACATGGTGACTGCCACCCGGCGGATGATCTCCCGCACCCTCGAGATCCTGAAGGCGTAG
- the flgB gene encoding flagellar basal body rod protein FlgB gives MSLTDLPLLGMLRTRMHWHQARQALLAENVANADMAGFRPRDLAEPSAASTGLAAPVGASVGGDGLARTDSAHIGMPASAGPNADPRRFKGFEVRPSGNGVNLEEEMMKAGDNQADYQLVASLYQKSLDALKIAVGKR, from the coding sequence ATGTCGCTCACCGACCTGCCCCTGCTCGGCATGCTGCGCACCCGGATGCACTGGCATCAGGCGCGCCAAGCCCTGCTCGCCGAGAACGTCGCTAATGCCGACATGGCGGGCTTTCGCCCGCGCGACCTCGCCGAGCCTTCGGCTGCCTCGACCGGCCTCGCTGCCCCTGTCGGCGCCTCCGTCGGCGGCGACGGGCTCGCCCGCACCGATTCCGCGCATATCGGCATGCCGGCAAGCGCCGGCCCGAACGCCGACCCCCGCCGCTTCAAAGGCTTCGAGGTCCGCCCCTCCGGCAACGGGGTGAACCTGGAGGAGGAGATGATGAAGGCCGGTGACAACCAAGCCGACTATCAGCTCGTCGCCTCGCTCTACCAGAAGAGCCTCGACGCCCTGAAGATCGCCGTCGGCAAGCGCTGA
- a CDS encoding NAD(P)/FAD-dependent oxidoreductase, protein MEALVVGAGVVGLAIARVLARRGAAVIVAEAAEAIGTGVSARSSEVIHGGMYYPPGSLRARHCVEGRHRLVDFCESHGVPYRLCGKLIVATSEAERPTLEAILARGIDNGVESLHLLERKEAVALEPALSCVAALYSPATGIVDSHALMLALLGDVEDAGGVLALRTPIEAAERRAGRWHVRFGGAAAGELQVDGLVNAAGLGAQSLARRIEGLAPAAVPRQVLAKGSYFGCAGRPAFTRLIYPAPVEGGLGIHLTLDLAGRMRFGPNVEWVEAPDYAVDATRAECFAAAIRRYWPGLPDDRLTPDYAGIRPKLSGPGEPAADFRIDGPAEHGLPGFVQLFGIESPGLTSSLSLAEAVADRLMM, encoded by the coding sequence ATGGAAGCGCTCGTTGTCGGAGCGGGAGTGGTTGGGCTCGCGATCGCGCGGGTTCTCGCCCGGCGCGGCGCGGCGGTCATCGTCGCGGAGGCGGCCGAAGCGATCGGCACCGGCGTATCCGCGCGCAGTTCGGAGGTGATCCACGGCGGCATGTACTATCCGCCGGGCTCGCTCCGTGCCCGCCATTGCGTCGAGGGACGCCACCGCCTCGTCGATTTCTGCGAGAGCCACGGCGTACCCTATCGGCTGTGCGGCAAGCTCATCGTGGCAACGTCGGAGGCGGAGCGCCCGACGCTTGAGGCGATTCTCGCGCGTGGGATCGACAACGGCGTCGAGAGCCTCCACCTGCTCGAACGGAAAGAGGCCGTCGCCCTGGAGCCGGCACTGTCCTGCGTCGCCGCCCTCTACTCGCCCGCGACCGGGATCGTCGACAGCCATGCCCTGATGCTCGCCCTCCTCGGTGATGTCGAAGATGCCGGCGGCGTGCTGGCTCTGCGCACTCCGATCGAGGCCGCGGAGCGACGGGCGGGGCGCTGGCACGTGCGCTTCGGCGGTGCAGCAGCGGGTGAATTGCAGGTCGACGGGCTCGTCAATGCCGCCGGCCTCGGAGCGCAATCCCTTGCCCGCCGGATCGAGGGTTTGGCGCCGGCCGCCGTGCCTCGACAGGTGCTGGCCAAGGGCAGCTACTTCGGGTGCGCCGGCCGACCGGCTTTCACACGGCTGATCTATCCGGCGCCGGTCGAGGGCGGCTTGGGCATCCATCTGACCCTGGATCTCGCCGGCCGCATGCGGTTCGGACCCAATGTCGAGTGGGTGGAGGCCCCGGATTATGCCGTCGATGCAACGCGCGCCGAATGCTTCGCCGCGGCGATCCGGCGATACTGGCCCGGTCTGCCGGATGATCGCCTGACGCCGGACTACGCGGGCATCCGACCGAAACTCAGCGGCCCCGGCGAGCCCGCGGCGGACTTCCGCATCGACGGCCCGGCGGAGCACGGGCTGCCGGGTTTTGTCCAGTTGTTCGGGATCGAGAGCCCGGGCCTGACGTCCTCGCTGTCACTGGCCGAGGCAGTGGCCGATCGGCTGATGATGTGA